From one Heterodontus francisci isolate sHetFra1 chromosome 17, sHetFra1.hap1, whole genome shotgun sequence genomic stretch:
- the LOC137379081 gene encoding tapasin-like isoform X2, protein MSGRTQLHSILILVVSCTVADEVLQFLDIRNAIAGQTVTFHCSFPLFKDKNKIVVHWWKDGEREFLNSRPDPRRRFRVESKASAMLSLLNVRVGDSGVYYCRVQGEFTGNGTGKMLNVSASPHPLKILPKFFANGSLTCLCKTSGFYPADYTIAWQKDGQKIVAGVTTFREKNADGLFEVSSYLHETRPVQIGTIYICEVSHSTLKNPTWVNYTVSSTARKDNIQMRHCVRCSEPIMENPKCKEQAEKLDNAEMPQRNQRVGKVNDTAPKLKKHRKRDKDTTCA, encoded by the exons ATGTCTGGAAGAACCCAACTTCACTCCATACTTATTCTGGTCGTTTCTTGCACAG TTGCTGATGAAGTGCTTCAGTTCCTCGATATAAGGAATGCAATCGCAGGGCAGACCGTGACTTTTCACTGTTCGTTCCCCCTGTTCAAAGATAAAAATAAAATCGTAGTGCACTGGTGGAAAGACGGCGAACGGGAATTCTTAAACTCGAGACCAGATCCCAGGAGACGTTTCCGTGTTGAGAGCAAAGCGAGCGCTATGTTGAGCCTTCTGAACGTGCGTGTCGGAGACTCTGGAGTCTATTATTGCAGAGTGCAAGGGGAATTTACTGGAAATGGGACCGGCAAAATGCTTAATGTAAGCG CTTCTCCACATCCTCTGAAGATTTTACCAAAGTTTTTTGCAAATGGCTCTCTAACATGTTTATGTAAAACATCTGGGTTCTACCCTGCTGATTACACCATTGCTTGGCAGAAAGATGGTCAAAAGATTGTGGCTGGAGTAACGACATTCAGAGAGAAGAATGCTGATGGACTATTTGAAGTTTCCAGTTATTTGCACGAGACACGGCCTGTTCAGATTGGGACTATTTATATCTGTGAGGTATCTCACTCTACCCTCAAGAATCCAACATGGGTTAATTATACTGTCAGTAGTACAG CTCGTAAAGACAACATTCAAATGAGGCATTGTGTACGCTGCTCCGAGCCAATAATGGAAAACCCCAAATGCAAAGAACAGGCAGAAAAATTAGACAACGCTGAGATGCCACAAAGGAATCAAAGAGTAGGAAAAGTTAACGACACTGCACCAAAGCTCAAGAAACACCGTAAGAGAGACAAGGACACTACATGTGCCTGA
- the LOC137379081 gene encoding CD276 antigen homolog isoform X1 — protein sequence MSGRTQLHSILILVVSCTVADEVLQFLDIRNAIAGQTVTFHCSFPLFKDKNKIVVHWWKDGEREFLNSRPDPRRRFRVESKASAMLSLLNVRVGDSGVYYCRVQGEFTGNGTGKMLNVSASPHPLKILPKFFANGSLTCLCKTSGFYPADYTIAWQKDGQKIVAGVTTFREKNADGLFEVSSYLHETRPVQIGTIYICEVSHSTLKNPTWVNYTVSSTGDGFSASFPWWIYLCGAISLLLLIILLVLCCKFCKCKARKDNIQMRHCVRCSEPIMENPKCKEQAEKLDNAEMPQRNQRVGKVNDTAPKLKKHRKRDKDTTCA from the exons ATGTCTGGAAGAACCCAACTTCACTCCATACTTATTCTGGTCGTTTCTTGCACAG TTGCTGATGAAGTGCTTCAGTTCCTCGATATAAGGAATGCAATCGCAGGGCAGACCGTGACTTTTCACTGTTCGTTCCCCCTGTTCAAAGATAAAAATAAAATCGTAGTGCACTGGTGGAAAGACGGCGAACGGGAATTCTTAAACTCGAGACCAGATCCCAGGAGACGTTTCCGTGTTGAGAGCAAAGCGAGCGCTATGTTGAGCCTTCTGAACGTGCGTGTCGGAGACTCTGGAGTCTATTATTGCAGAGTGCAAGGGGAATTTACTGGAAATGGGACCGGCAAAATGCTTAATGTAAGCG CTTCTCCACATCCTCTGAAGATTTTACCAAAGTTTTTTGCAAATGGCTCTCTAACATGTTTATGTAAAACATCTGGGTTCTACCCTGCTGATTACACCATTGCTTGGCAGAAAGATGGTCAAAAGATTGTGGCTGGAGTAACGACATTCAGAGAGAAGAATGCTGATGGACTATTTGAAGTTTCCAGTTATTTGCACGAGACACGGCCTGTTCAGATTGGGACTATTTATATCTGTGAGGTATCTCACTCTACCCTCAAGAATCCAACATGGGTTAATTATACTGTCAGTAGTACAG GCGATGGTTTCAGTGCCTCCTTTCCTTGGTGGATCTATCTCTGTGGAGCAATATCTCTACTACTTCTGATTATTTTGCTGGTACTTTGTTGTAAATTCTGTAAATGTAAAG CTCGTAAAGACAACATTCAAATGAGGCATTGTGTACGCTGCTCCGAGCCAATAATGGAAAACCCCAAATGCAAAGAACAGGCAGAAAAATTAGACAACGCTGAGATGCCACAAAGGAATCAAAGAGTAGGAAAAGTTAACGACACTGCACCAAAGCTCAAGAAACACCGTAAGAGAGACAAGGACACTACATGTGCCTGA